The uncultured Celeribacter sp. genome includes the window CCGTGGTCTCGGCGGTTGCCGTCGCGGTGTCAGCCTCAGCAGACGCAGCTTCAGTGGTCGCTTTGGAGCGTGAGCGTGTGCGACGACGTTTGGGCTTGGCCTCGACGTCCGGCTGTGCCTCATCCGCTGCGGCTTCGGCAGGCGCAGCCTCAGATGTATCCGCCTCAGCAGTTTCCTGCGCGCCTTTATCGCCAGATTCAGCCTCCGCCTCCTGACCTTCACCCTGTTCGTTCGAAGTCTCGTCGGACTTACGACGACGGCGACGGCGACGGCGGCGTTTCTTGGGCTTTTGCTCCTCACCATCCGTTTCCGGCGTGGTGGTTGCGACCTCTTCTTCGGCTTCGGTCTCAACCTCGGGGGTCTCGTCCTCTTCCTCGACGTAGTCGTCCATCAGATCCGCCGAGGCCGAAATGACCGTCGTCGAAGGTTCGGGCACCACACGCGTCGCGGTTTTGAATCGCTCCATCGAGAAGTCCGGAGAAATCAGGAAGGGATCGGCCTCGATCCGGATTGCCATGCCATAACGCGCTTCGATCTGAGCGATCTTTTCGCGCTTCATGTTCATCAGATAGTTGACGATGGCCACAGGCGCCTTGAGCAGCACCTCACGCGACCGCTTGCGTGTGCCCTCTTCTTCGAGCTGGCGCAGGATCGACAGGGCCATGTTATCGTCAGAACGGATCAGACCCGTGCCATGACAATGCGGACAGGGCTGGGTCGTGGCTTCCAACATGCCCGGTCGCAGCCGCTGACGCGACATTTCCAACAGACCAAAGCCAGAAATGCGGCCCACCTGAATGCGCGCGCGGTCGGTTTTCAGCTTGTCTTTGAGACGTTTTTCAACCGCCGTGTTATTGCGGCGTTCTTCCATGTCGATGAAGTCGATCACGATCAGACCGGCCAAGTCGCGCAGACGTGCCTGACGGGCCACCTCTTCGGCGGCCTCAAGGTTGGTCTTGAGCGCCGTCTCCTCAATCGAGCCTTCTTTCGTGGCCCGGCCAGAGTTGACATCGACAGCCACCAGCGCCTCGGTCACATCGATCACGATGTAGCCACCGGATTTCAGCTGGACCGTCGGGTTGAACATCGAGCTGAGGTAGCTTTCCACCTGAAAGCGCGCGAACAGCGGCAGCTGATCTGCGTAATGCTTCACATTTTTGGTGTGGGACGGCATGATCATTTTCATGAAGTCCTTGGCCTCACGATAGCCAATCTCGCCCTCGACCAGAACCTCGTCGATGTCTTTCGAATAAAGATCGCGGATCGACCGCTTGATCAGATCGCCCTCTTCATAGATCATCGCCGGCGCCACGGACTTCAGCGTCAATTCGCGGATCTGTTCCCACATCCGTTTCAGATAATCGTAATCGCGCTTGATCTCGGTCTTGGTCCGCTGCGCCCCGGCGGTGCGCACGATCAGGCCAGCGCCCTGCGGCACTTCCAGCTCGCCAGCGATTTCCTTCAGCTTTTTGCGGTCCGCGGCATTGGTGATCTTGCGCGAAATGCCACCGCCGCGTGCGGTGTTGGGCATCAGCACGCAATAGCGTCCAGCCAGCGACAGATAGGTGGTCAGAGCAGCGCCTTTGTTGCCGCGTTCCTCTTTCACAACCTGCACCAGCATGATCTGGCGCACTTTGATCACTTCTTGGATTTTGTAACGACGCGGACGCGGTTTGCGCTTAGGACGAATGTCTTCTTCGGTGTCGTCGTCGGCCACGCTTTCGATGCTGTCGTCCTTGTCAGAGGCCGCCTCAACATCATCATCGTCGCTGTCATCATCAGTGTCGTCGTCACCGTCATCATCGCTGTCGGCGTCAGCAGCCTCGGACGCGTTTTCTTCCTCCGAAGAGGTTTCCTCTGCGACGCTGTCATCACCGGCCTCTGTGCCAGCCTCTGCCGCGTCAGCCGTTTCCTCGTTTACGGCAGCGCTATCCGTGGGTTCTTCGACCGGCGTCTCCTGCACGGTGAACGCTGGCGAGGTGCCTTCATCAGCGGCATCCTGACCGATCATTTCGTCGGCCTCGGAGGCCTCCGGTTCGATCACATCCATTGCGGACGTCGGCACGTCACGCGTTTCCACCGCATCAGAGGTCTTGACCTCTTCCGCCTTGGATTTGCTGCGCGACCGGCGACGGCGCGACCGTTTAGGTTTGTTTTCTTCTTCTTCCTGCTGCGCCTTGGCGTATTCCATTTCCTCGGCCAACAGCGCCTCGCGGTCGGCGACCGGGATCTGGTAATAATCCGGATGAATTTCCGAGAAGGCAAGGAAGCCGTGGCGGTTGCCGCCGTAATCCACGAACGCCGCCTGAAGCGATGGTTCGACGCGGGTTACTTTTGCAAGATAGATGTTGCCAGCAAGCTGGCGTTTGTTTTCAGATTCAAAGTCGAATTCCTCGACCTTGTTTCCGTCGACCACCACAACGCGGGTTTCTTCCGCGTGGGTGGCATCGATAAGCATTTTCTTAGCCATTGGGGTCTTTCGGCATCGGCCATGGGCGTGATCCTCCTGTCAGGAGCATCCCGCCGGGTCCGATGATGTCTTGGGGCGAGCTGTCGCGCGGGCAAGGGCGCGGGGGCGCAAACGCCCCTTGCATGCTCTTGTCTTGCCTCTGCGCGTTGCATCGCGGTTCTTCTCCGGTGGGTCGGACAAGGCCGACCACCCATTCAAATCCCCGAACACTTTTTCAAAAGGCCGGGGCGTTTCATGCCGACGGTTTTGTCATGCCGTCCTGCGGTATCGGTCTGCACTGCGGGCGGGCGGCGCGCGAAGCCTATCACGGGCTTTCAGGGCGGCTCCTACTCTCGCATGCAGCGAATCTGTCTCACGCGGTTTCCAAATCCGGGTCTTCCGGCAGTCGGACCTGCGTTCGTCTATCAGTAGAGATCAACACCCGTTTAGACAACATACAAATTCGTGCGGTCGCTGAAATGCGAAAGAAAGCTGCCCTGAGGGAATAGATTTTGGGCTTTCCACGGCGAAATACCGAAAATCCGGATGCGCTCCGACGTCGAGAATATCAGCACATCAGAACATGAAGTATTAATATTTAATATTTATGTGTATTTTTAAACAATTCGCATGCCCCACCTCACAGGACAGACGCCGCGATTTGCGCTATATGTTTATCAACGGCCGAAACGGCCCTGGACCAAACAAACAGGAGCGACCCATGTCGAACACGATTGCCATCCTCGTCGGATCTTTGCGCAAAGACTCCGCCAACCTTAAACTCGCCAAGGCGCTGACCGCTGAGGCACCCGATACGTTGGATTTCAAATTCATCGAGATCGGCGACCTGCCCTTCTACAACGAAGATCTCGACGGCGACACGGTGCCTGACGCCTGGGCACGGTTCCGGTCCGAGATGAAAGAGGTCGACGGCGTGATATTCGTGACCCCCGAATACAACCGAGGCCTGCCCGCCGCGATCAAGAACGCCCTCGACGTCGGCTCGCGCCCTTATGGCGAAAGCATCTGGGCCGGGAAGCCTGCGGTCGTCGTGACCGGATCTCCGGGCGGCATCGGCGGCTTCGGCGCCAACCACCAGCTGCGCCAGTCTCTGGTGTTTCTGGACATGCCGACCTTGCAACAACCCGAGGCCTATATCGGCGGCCTGTGGGAAATGTTCGACGATGACGGCGCCGTAAAAAACGAGGATACCAAGAAATTCCTCGGCACGATCATGTCCGCCTTTGCCGACTGGGTGCAACGCCACGTTTAATGCGGGCTCCGTTTCCGCGACACAGTCAGATCATGAGATGGCGATCCGGTTCTTTCGGGTCGCCATTTGCATGTCCGGCCCCGAGATCCCGGTCTCACCACAAAGACGCGGAACAGTTTTCATTCCGGGTCCGCCAGATCGTGTAGACATTCGGCCCCAGATAGAAGACAGCAAAGGCGAGCAGCAATGCGGATCCAAGCCAATAGCGCCCCTGCCCAAGAAACAGGATCACGTCACTGGTTTTAAACAACACTATGGCCAACTTAAAACCTACCCCAGGCCCTTAAAGATAGTCTGCCCGCTGCAGTCCGTATTTGGCCATTTTTTCATTCAAAGTCCGGCGCGGCAGACACAGTTCATCCATCACCGCAACGATCGACCCCCTGTGGCGGCGCATGGTGTTGTCGATCAACATGCGTTCAAAAGCCTCGACATATTCCTTGAGCGGTTTGCCCTCGGTCGTCATGGTCTGCTGTTCGGGCGCATCGGCTTCAGAAAGCAAGAGCGACGTGATCGACGCCGACCCGCGCCGGCTTTGCAACACGGAGCGTTCGGCGACATTGATCAACTGCCGGATGTTGCCCGGCCAGGGCGCCTGCAAAAGCTGGGCGGCTTCTTGCGCGGATACTTCCGGTGCGTCGCAGCCGTATTCCTCGGCAAACTGCTGGCTGAGCTGGGTGAACAGCAACAGGATGTCTTCACCACGCGACCGGAGCGGCGGCGTGGTGATCTTCATCGCCGCCAAGCGGTAAAACAGATCCGGCCGCATCGCGCTTTCGCAGGTGCGGCCCTGTTCCTGCAGGTTGCAGATTGCGATGATGCGGGTTTCCGGGGGCGTGCCCTGTTCGTTAATCCAGGTCAACAGACGCGCTTGCAGGCTCATCGGCAGGGCCTCGATGTCTTCCAGCACCAGCGTGCCGCCGCGCGCCTCTTCGATCAATGGCTGGATCTGACCGTCGGGATCCGGCCCGAACAGCCGCTTGGTCAGATCCGCCTCATCGCGCCCCGCGCAGGCGAAGGTGATGAATTTCTTCGACGCCCGCGTGCCGACCGCATGCAGCGCATGGGCGACCAGCGTCTTGCCGGTGCCGGTTTCGCCGTCAATCAGAACATGACCATCCGCCTGCCCCAGATCCAGAATGTCTTCGCGCAGACGCTCCATGATCGGGCTGGCCCCGATCAGCTTGTTCATGATCCCGGTGCCATCCGACAATTCCCGGCGCAAAGCCCGGTTGTCGAGCGTCAGCCGCCGCGCATTCGTGGCCTTCTTGGCCAGTTCGGTCATCCGGTCCGGGTTGAAGGGTTTTTCCAGGAAATCAAAGGCCCCGATCCGCATCGCCTCAACGGCCATCGGCACGTCGCCGTGACCGGTGATCATGATGACCGGCAGACCGCTGTCGACGCTCATCAGCTTTTTCAAAAACTGCATCCCGTCCATGCCAGGCATCTTGATGTCGGTGATCACCACCCCCGGATAATCCGCCCCCAGCGCCTTCACCGCCTCTTCGGCAGAGGCAAAGGTTTCGGTGTCAAAGCCGGACAGGGCCAGCCACTGGCTGATGGATTGACGCATATCCTGCTCGTCATCGACGATCGCGATCTTCATAGCTGTCGCCATGGTCTTTCCTTTTCTTCTCGGGGCGGTTTGTCCGCCCCCTGTTACGCGCGGAGCTTATTCCGCTGCCTGCCGCCCTTCCTGAGACAGCGGCAAAATCATTTCAAAGGCGGCACCACCCGCCGGGCGATTGCGGGCCATAAGCCGCCCGCCCAGTTCGGCAACGATCCCCGACGAAATCGCCAGCCCGAGCCCGACCCCGTCACCGGGGGCCTTGGTGGTGTAGAAAGGCTCAAACAGTGTGTCGAGATCTTCGATCCCCGTCCCGTTGTCACGCACGGTCACACTGGCTTGAGCACCGCCAGCCACCAGGATCTCGATCTGGGGTTCTTCGGCGTTTTTACAAGCGTCAAACGCATTTCTGAGCAAATTGACCAGCACCTGTTCAAGCCGCACCCGGTCGCCATCCACCACCACGGGATCGGGCGGCAGACTGCGCAGGATTTCAACCGAGCGCTGCTTCAGCTGCGGCTCCATCATCGACAGGGCCGAAGATACACAGTCGCGCAGATCGATCGGCTGCAGATGATCTGAGCCTTTGCGGGCGTAAGATTTCAACTGTTTGGTGATCGCGCCCATGCGTTCGATCAGATCGTCGATCCGACCAAAGGACGCCAGCGCCTCTTCCGAGCGCTTGCGCTTGATCAGCAGGCGCGCCCCCGCCAGATAGGTTTTCATCGCCGCCAGCGGCTGGTTCAGCTCATGGCTGACTGCGGCCGACATTTCCCCCAGCACAGCAAGCTTGGAAGACTGCGCCAGCGTTTGTTCGGCCACTTCAAGGCTTTTTTCCGCCCGTTTGCGCTCGGCGATCTCGCGTTGCAGTGTCGCGTTAAGCTGCCGCAACTCCTCGCTTTCGCGCTGAAACAGACCGGCCCGCGACACGGCGCGGCGCGAGGTCAGGTAGAAGGCGCCCGACAACAGGATCGCAAAGCCCATGATCTCCAACGCCAGAAACCCGTTCACCCGTTCGCGCACGCTGGAATAGGCAGAAAATGACACCATCCGCCAGCCACGGAAGGGAATACGGCTTTCCAGACGCATCACGGCCTCACCGCCCAGATAGACCCCCTCGGAGGCCGGAGACCAATCCGTGGTCAGTTGAAAGGCCCGTTCGATTGCCGTGGGCACATCGCGGGTCGCCAGCGCCTCGGTCTCCATTTTGGAGCGCCAGCGTGGTTCGGTCGACAGGATGATCCGACCTTCCGAATTCAAAACGATCACCGCGTCGGAAATCCCCGCCCAGCTTTTTTCAAAACGTGGCAGGTCGATCTTGACCACGATCACCCCGGCGAGCGCACCGTTCACGTCGATCCGGCGCGAATAGGTGAATTCATATGCCCCGTTGTCGAGCTGCGTGGTCTTGAACACCGTGTCATTGGAGCGCAGAGCATCGATGAAATAGGACGACTGGCGGTTGTTCGCCCCCAGCTGCGCACGGTCCGTGGCGGCCACGACGCGCCCGGTTTCGTCCAGCATAATGATCCCGGCCACGCCGATTTCTTCGACATAGGCGATCAGATGCTGCGAAGTCTGGGCAAAATCGCGCGAGTTCAACGCGCCCACCAACACCGGATCGCGCGACAAGAGGATCGGCACGATCGAATTGCGCTGCAATTCCGACATCAGGTTGCCCGCATAAAGCGCCTGGCGCACCTCGGCACGGTTACGGGTCAAAATTGTGTAGCGCTCGGTCAGAAAGACATTGGTGAACCACACAACGGTGACGGCCCCGACGACAAACACCACCAACGCGATACGTCCGGCCCAGGACATTGGGCCGGGCCATTGCCGGCCTTGGGGGTCTTCGGGGTCGGGCATGTCGCGATCACTCATGGCGCACAGATTACGCGGCCTCGGCCATGCCCCGCAAGGGCTTCCGGCGGACGTTCACCACGTCACAGCCGCCGTTTTCATGAGTTTTGAGCAAAGTTTCGCCGGTTCCTGGCGGCGGGCCGACGCCGGCAGAAGCCAGCCTTAATCCCGTGCATCGGCTCCTCTTCAGGCCGAAACCACCGCGTCGAGCAGCGAAGAGAAAAACGCCTTGCCGTCTTCATTGCCATGAGCCGCTTCCGCCGCCCGTTCCGGGTGGGGCATCATGCCCAGCACACGGCGGTTTGCTGACAGGATGCCGGCAATGGAACGATCCGAACCATTGGGATTGTCGAGATAGCGGAAGGCCACGCGCCCCTCACCTTCGAGCATGTCCAGCGTGTCGGCATCGGCAGTGAAATTGCCGTCGTGATGCGCGATCGGGATGCCGATGTGCTGGCCCTGCGCATAAGCCGCGGTATAGGGGCTGTCAGTGGTTTCCACCGCCAGTTCCACCGTGCGACAGATATATTTCAGACCGCTGTTGCGCAGCAAAGCCCCGGGCAGAAGGTGCGCTTCAGTAAGAACCTGAAAACCGTTGCAAATGCCAAAGGCATAGCCGCCGCGTTCGACATGTTTCTTGAGCGCAGCCACCACCGGCGAGTTCGCCGCAATCGCGCCGCAGCGCAGGTAATCCCCGTAGGAAAAGCCGCCGGGCACGCCGACCACATCGACCCCTTCGGGCAGTGCCGCATCCTTGTGCCAGACCATGGTCACATTCGCACCCGCGTTTTTCAGCGCCGTGTACATGTCGCGGTCACAGTTGGACCCGGGGAATTGCAGGACGGCGGCTTTCATGGGCGGAACTCCTGTGGGGCTGGGAAGGAGGATTGTTCCCGCGCCTGATACGATGCTGCGGCGCCCGGATCAAGTCTTCATCGCGTCCGAGCGCCCGCCTCCGGATCAAGGGCGCGCCGAATGCACGCTCTCCCGGTCTGTTACTTCGGCACCACGCGCAGCGGAATGATCTTACCGTCGCAGTCATTGTCCACGTCACGATAACTCAGACGGTAATAGAACCCGTCAAAATCCCAGGCTTCCTCAGTGAAACAATCACCGACCCCGCGCCCCTTCATAAAGGTAAAAATCTGCGTCGAATGCGACGCCACCTCGAAGGTGTTGAGAACCTCCACAGGCCCATCCTCCGCGCGTGCGGCGGC containing:
- a CDS encoding NAD(P)H-dependent oxidoreductase, which gives rise to MSNTIAILVGSLRKDSANLKLAKALTAEAPDTLDFKFIEIGDLPFYNEDLDGDTVPDAWARFRSEMKEVDGVIFVTPEYNRGLPAAIKNALDVGSRPYGESIWAGKPAVVVTGSPGGIGGFGANHQLRQSLVFLDMPTLQQPEAYIGGLWEMFDDDGAVKNEDTKKFLGTIMSAFADWVQRHV
- the purQ gene encoding phosphoribosylformylglycinamidine synthase subunit PurQ — protein: MKAAVLQFPGSNCDRDMYTALKNAGANVTMVWHKDAALPEGVDVVGVPGGFSYGDYLRCGAIAANSPVVAALKKHVERGGYAFGICNGFQVLTEAHLLPGALLRNSGLKYICRTVELAVETTDSPYTAAYAQGQHIGIPIAHHDGNFTADADTLDMLEGEGRVAFRYLDNPNGSDRSIAGILSANRRVLGMMPHPERAAEAAHGNEDGKAFFSSLLDAVVSA
- a CDS encoding Rne/Rng family ribonuclease; its protein translation is MAKKMLIDATHAEETRVVVVDGNKVEEFDFESENKRQLAGNIYLAKVTRVEPSLQAAFVDYGGNRHGFLAFSEIHPDYYQIPVADREALLAEEMEYAKAQQEEEENKPKRSRRRRSRSKSKAEEVKTSDAVETRDVPTSAMDVIEPEASEADEMIGQDAADEGTSPAFTVQETPVEEPTDSAAVNEETADAAEAGTEAGDDSVAEETSSEEENASEAADADSDDDGDDDTDDDSDDDDVEAASDKDDSIESVADDDTEEDIRPKRKPRPRRYKIQEVIKVRQIMLVQVVKEERGNKGAALTTYLSLAGRYCVLMPNTARGGGISRKITNAADRKKLKEIAGELEVPQGAGLIVRTAGAQRTKTEIKRDYDYLKRMWEQIRELTLKSVAPAMIYEEGDLIKRSIRDLYSKDIDEVLVEGEIGYREAKDFMKMIMPSHTKNVKHYADQLPLFARFQVESYLSSMFNPTVQLKSGGYIVIDVTEALVAVDVNSGRATKEGSIEETALKTNLEAAEEVARQARLRDLAGLIVIDFIDMEERRNNTAVEKRLKDKLKTDRARIQVGRISGFGLLEMSRQRLRPGMLEATTQPCPHCHGTGLIRSDDNMALSILRQLEEEGTRKRSREVLLKAPVAIVNYLMNMKREKIAQIEARYGMAIRIEADPFLISPDFSMERFKTATRVVPEPSTTVISASADLMDDYVEEEDETPEVETEAEEEVATTTPETDGEEQKPKKRRRRRRRRRKSDETSNEQGEGQEAEAESGDKGAQETAEADTSEAAPAEAAADEAQPDVEAKPKRRRTRSRSKATTEAASAEADTATATAETTAAEAVTGEGETQEVASEGSAPAKPKRTRSRAKKADAAPVEATVNEEGAEAAPKPKRKRRTKAEIEADKAAKAAAAAEAGEEAPKPKRKRRTKAEIEADKAAKAEAEAKAAEEAVAETPAEPAPTAEPAPTEAQVEPVAETAAEAPVLEGATTDAAPEVDAPVEEPPVANSVAEPAQDAPATESASVDPANDAEEADKPKRRGWWNIGR
- a CDS encoding ATP-binding protein, yielding MSWAGRIALVVFVVGAVTVVWFTNVFLTERYTILTRNRAEVRQALYAGNLMSELQRNSIVPILLSRDPVLVGALNSRDFAQTSQHLIAYVEEIGVAGIIMLDETGRVVAATDRAQLGANNRQSSYFIDALRSNDTVFKTTQLDNGAYEFTYSRRIDVNGALAGVIVVKIDLPRFEKSWAGISDAVIVLNSEGRIILSTEPRWRSKMETEALATRDVPTAIERAFQLTTDWSPASEGVYLGGEAVMRLESRIPFRGWRMVSFSAYSSVRERVNGFLALEIMGFAILLSGAFYLTSRRAVSRAGLFQRESEELRQLNATLQREIAERKRAEKSLEVAEQTLAQSSKLAVLGEMSAAVSHELNQPLAAMKTYLAGARLLIKRKRSEEALASFGRIDDLIERMGAITKQLKSYARKGSDHLQPIDLRDCVSSALSMMEPQLKQRSVEILRSLPPDPVVVDGDRVRLEQVLVNLLRNAFDACKNAEEPQIEILVAGGAQASVTVRDNGTGIEDLDTLFEPFYTTKAPGDGVGLGLAISSGIVAELGGRLMARNRPAGGAAFEMILPLSQEGRQAAE
- a CDS encoding sigma-54 dependent transcriptional regulator; translation: MATAMKIAIVDDEQDMRQSISQWLALSGFDTETFASAEEAVKALGADYPGVVITDIKMPGMDGMQFLKKLMSVDSGLPVIMITGHGDVPMAVEAMRIGAFDFLEKPFNPDRMTELAKKATNARRLTLDNRALRRELSDGTGIMNKLIGASPIMERLREDILDLGQADGHVLIDGETGTGKTLVAHALHAVGTRASKKFITFACAGRDEADLTKRLFGPDPDGQIQPLIEEARGGTLVLEDIEALPMSLQARLLTWINEQGTPPETRIIAICNLQEQGRTCESAMRPDLFYRLAAMKITTPPLRSRGEDILLLFTQLSQQFAEEYGCDAPEVSAQEAAQLLQAPWPGNIRQLINVAERSVLQSRRGSASITSLLLSEADAPEQQTMTTEGKPLKEYVEAFERMLIDNTMRRHRGSIVAVMDELCLPRRTLNEKMAKYGLQRADYL